A region of Pristiophorus japonicus isolate sPriJap1 chromosome 32, sPriJap1.hap1, whole genome shotgun sequence DNA encodes the following proteins:
- the LOC139240497 gene encoding tubulin alpha chain-like isoform X1, whose amino-acid sequence MRECISIHIGQAGVQIGNACWELYCLEHGIQPDGQMPSDKTIGGGDDSFNTFFSETGAGKHVPRAVFIDLEPTVIDEVRTGTYRQLFHPEQLITGKEDAANNYARGHCSVGKEIVDLVLDRVRKVADQCTGLQGFLIFHSFGGGTGSGFTSLLMERLSVDYGKKSKLEFSVYPAPQISTAVVEPYNSVLVTHCTLEHSDCAFMVDNEAIYDVCRRNLDIERPTYTNLNRLMAQLVSSITASLRFDGALNVDLTEFQTNLVPYPRIHFPLATYAPLISAEKAYHEQLSTAEITNACFEPANQMVKCDPRQGKYMACCMLYRGDVVPKDVNASIATIKSKRSIQFVDWCPTGFKVGLNYQPPTVVPGGDLAKVQRAVCMLSNTTAISLAWTRLNLKFDKMYAKRAFVHWYVGEGLEEGEFQDAREDLASLEKDYEEVGVDSADLDKRAEEEEE is encoded by the exons ATG CGTGAGTGTATTTCAATCCACATTGGCCAGGCGGGTGTGCAGATCGGCAACGCTTGCTGGGAGCTGTATTGCCTGGAGCATGGGATCCAGCCGGACGGGCAGATGCCCAGTGACAAGACCATCGGAGGTGGCGACGATTCCTTCAACACCTTCTTCAGTGAGACGGGGGCGGGCAAGCACGTTCCCCGAGCCGTGTTTATAGATCTGGAGCCCACTGTGATAG ATGAGGTTCGCACCGGCACTTACCGACAGCTCTTTCACCCCGAGCAGCTCATCACCGGCAAGGAGGATGCGGCCAATAACTACGCACGGGGCCACTGCTCGGTCGGCAAGGAGATTGTGGATCTGGTCTTGGATCGTGTCCGGAAGGTG GCTGACCAGTGCACAGGACTACAGGGTTTCCTCATCTTCCACAGTTTCGGGGGTGGGACCGGCTCGGGCTTTACTTCGCTCCTGATGGAGAGACTCTCCGTCGACTACGGCAAGAAATCCAAACTGGAGTTTTCCGTTTACCCAGCGCCGCAGATTTCCACCGCGGTGGTCGAGCCCTACAACTCCGTGCTGGTCACCCACTGCACCCTCGAGCACTCTGACTGCGCCTTCATGGTGGACAACGAGGCCATTTACGACGTGTGTCGGCGTAACCTTGACATCGAGCGTCCCACCTACACCAACCTCAACCGTCTCATGGCACAGTTAGTGTCGTCCATCACAGCGTCACTACGGTTCGACGGTGCCCTGAATGTGGATCTGACTGAGTTCCAAACCAACCTGGTCCCCTATCCCCGCATCCACTTCCCGCTGGCGACCTATGCGCCCCTTATTTCGGCCGAGAAGGCTTACCACGAGCAACTATCCACGGCAGAGATCACCAACGCATGCTTTGAGCCAGCCAACCAGATGGTGAAGTGCGACCCCCGCCAGGGCAAGTACATGGCGTGCTGCATGCTGTACCGAGGGGACGTGGTGCCGAAGGATGTCAACGCCTCCATTGCCACCATCAAGAGCAAGCGCTCGATCCAGTTTGTTGATTGGTGCCCGACTGGGTTCAAG GTTGGCCTCAACTACCAGCCCCCGACGGTGGTGCCAGGGGGCGATCTGGCAAAGGTGCAGCGCGCTGTTTGTATGCTGAGCAACACCACCGCCATTTCCTTGGCTTGGACCCGCCTCAACCTCAAATTCGACAAGATGTACGCCAAGCGGGCCTTTGTCCACTGGTAcgtgggagaggggctggaggaAGGGGAGTTCCAGGACGCACGGGAGGACTTGGCGTCACTCGAGAAGGATTACGAAGAGGTGGGGGTCGATTCTGCCGATCTTGACAAGagggcggaggaggaggaagaataa
- the LOC139240497 gene encoding tubulin alpha-1B chain-like isoform X2, which produces MPSDKTIGGGDDSFNTFFSETGAGKHVPRAVFIDLEPTVIDEVRTGTYRQLFHPEQLITGKEDAANNYARGHCSVGKEIVDLVLDRVRKVADQCTGLQGFLIFHSFGGGTGSGFTSLLMERLSVDYGKKSKLEFSVYPAPQISTAVVEPYNSVLVTHCTLEHSDCAFMVDNEAIYDVCRRNLDIERPTYTNLNRLMAQLVSSITASLRFDGALNVDLTEFQTNLVPYPRIHFPLATYAPLISAEKAYHEQLSTAEITNACFEPANQMVKCDPRQGKYMACCMLYRGDVVPKDVNASIATIKSKRSIQFVDWCPTGFKVGLNYQPPTVVPGGDLAKVQRAVCMLSNTTAISLAWTRLNLKFDKMYAKRAFVHWYVGEGLEEGEFQDAREDLASLEKDYEEVGVDSADLDKRAEEEEE; this is translated from the exons ATGCCCAGTGACAAGACCATCGGAGGTGGCGACGATTCCTTCAACACCTTCTTCAGTGAGACGGGGGCGGGCAAGCACGTTCCCCGAGCCGTGTTTATAGATCTGGAGCCCACTGTGATAG ATGAGGTTCGCACCGGCACTTACCGACAGCTCTTTCACCCCGAGCAGCTCATCACCGGCAAGGAGGATGCGGCCAATAACTACGCACGGGGCCACTGCTCGGTCGGCAAGGAGATTGTGGATCTGGTCTTGGATCGTGTCCGGAAGGTG GCTGACCAGTGCACAGGACTACAGGGTTTCCTCATCTTCCACAGTTTCGGGGGTGGGACCGGCTCGGGCTTTACTTCGCTCCTGATGGAGAGACTCTCCGTCGACTACGGCAAGAAATCCAAACTGGAGTTTTCCGTTTACCCAGCGCCGCAGATTTCCACCGCGGTGGTCGAGCCCTACAACTCCGTGCTGGTCACCCACTGCACCCTCGAGCACTCTGACTGCGCCTTCATGGTGGACAACGAGGCCATTTACGACGTGTGTCGGCGTAACCTTGACATCGAGCGTCCCACCTACACCAACCTCAACCGTCTCATGGCACAGTTAGTGTCGTCCATCACAGCGTCACTACGGTTCGACGGTGCCCTGAATGTGGATCTGACTGAGTTCCAAACCAACCTGGTCCCCTATCCCCGCATCCACTTCCCGCTGGCGACCTATGCGCCCCTTATTTCGGCCGAGAAGGCTTACCACGAGCAACTATCCACGGCAGAGATCACCAACGCATGCTTTGAGCCAGCCAACCAGATGGTGAAGTGCGACCCCCGCCAGGGCAAGTACATGGCGTGCTGCATGCTGTACCGAGGGGACGTGGTGCCGAAGGATGTCAACGCCTCCATTGCCACCATCAAGAGCAAGCGCTCGATCCAGTTTGTTGATTGGTGCCCGACTGGGTTCAAG GTTGGCCTCAACTACCAGCCCCCGACGGTGGTGCCAGGGGGCGATCTGGCAAAGGTGCAGCGCGCTGTTTGTATGCTGAGCAACACCACCGCCATTTCCTTGGCTTGGACCCGCCTCAACCTCAAATTCGACAAGATGTACGCCAAGCGGGCCTTTGTCCACTGGTAcgtgggagaggggctggaggaAGGGGAGTTCCAGGACGCACGGGAGGACTTGGCGTCACTCGAGAAGGATTACGAAGAGGTGGGGGTCGATTCTGCCGATCTTGACAAGagggcggaggaggaggaagaataa